From Algoriphagus sp. NG3, the proteins below share one genomic window:
- a CDS encoding DUF4136 domain-containing protein has translation MKNLSKHLMLGALLMLFSVMGFAQVKSDYDKEADFTAYKTYSFQGWQQESDKQLNEFDKKRILDALKAEFDSRGMTLVESGADAEVALYLVLDQKTSTTAYTNFVGGMGYGPRWGWGMGVGGMGMASATTTYNEDDYTEGTLVVDMYDSSGKKLVWQGVMTSVVQEKPEKREKTIPKKVKKLMKQYPVAPAK, from the coding sequence ATGAAAAATTTATCCAAACATTTAATGCTAGGTGCATTGTTGATGCTTTTCTCTGTAATGGGATTTGCACAAGTAAAGAGCGATTATGACAAAGAAGCTGATTTTACAGCTTATAAGACCTATTCCTTCCAGGGATGGCAGCAAGAGTCCGATAAGCAGCTCAATGAGTTTGATAAAAAGAGGATCCTGGATGCGCTGAAGGCCGAGTTTGATTCCAGAGGGATGACTTTGGTTGAATCTGGTGCTGATGCTGAAGTAGCGCTCTATCTGGTATTAGATCAAAAGACTTCCACTACGGCCTATACTAATTTCGTGGGAGGTATGGGTTATGGCCCCCGCTGGGGATGGGGAATGGGCGTAGGAGGAATGGGTATGGCTTCCGCTACTACTACCTATAATGAAGATGACTATACAGAAGGAACGTTGGTGGTCGACATGTATGACTCCAGTGGGAAAAAGCTGGTTTGGCAAGGAGTGATGACTTCTGTCGTACAGGAAAAGCCCGAGAAAAGAGAAAAAACTATTCCTAAAAAAGTCAAAAAGTTGATGAAACAATATCCTGTAGCTCCTGCTAAGTAA